CGCCGGTGGCCACCTTCGCCACAATCTCCCGGGTGCTGTCCAACAACGACTCCGCCGGCATGGCCCGGCTGAACAGGCCCTGGGCCACGGCCTCGGCGCCGGAAATCAGCTCCGCGGTGTAGATCAGGTCCAGCGTCCGGTGCATGCCCAGCCGCTCCGTGAAGTACCAGTGCCCGCCCGAGTCCAGCGTGGCCCCCAGCTTGGCGAACGGCGAGCCGAACTTCGCGTTCTCCGCCACGTACACCACGTCCGTGGCCAGCAGCAGCCCCAGCCCCACGCCCAGGCACGCCCCGTGGGCGGCCGCGAACGTCGGAGCGGGGAAGGACGCCATCTTCTTCAGCAACGGCTCCACCAGCCCGCCCAGGTACGCGGCAGCGTCGTCGCTCTCCGGCTTCACCGCAGAGATGTCGCGGCCCGCGCAGAAGGCCCGGCCCTCTCCCCTCAGCAGCAGCGCCCGCACCTCACCGCGCGAGGCGGCGGCAGCAGCGTCGTCGTACGCCTGGGACAGCTCCGCCAGCGCCTGCTCATCCAGCGAATTCAGCTTGTGCGGGGCGTCCAGCACAACCTCGGCAACGCCGTTGGTGATGGAGAGGGAAATCATTGGGGCTCCTATTGTTCAGACGGGCAACGTTGGGACGGGTCAAGACTCAGACGTCGAAGTCGACCGTGACTTCCTTGCTGGTGGGGTGGCTCTGGCAGGTCAGCACATAGCCCTTGTCCAGCTCATCCTGCTCCAGCGCATAGTTTTCGTCCATGGTCACGCTGCCGGTGACCACCTTGGCCCGGCACGTGCCGCACACTCCCCCGGCACACGCGAACGGCACATCCGGGCGGACCCGCAGCGCCGCGTTGAGGATGGACTCGCGGGCATGGGTGGGACTGGCCACCTCGCCCTGCAGGCCGTCCAGCTTGAACGTGATCTTGTACGTCTCCTTGGACTCGTCCACCAGCACGGGACGGCCGGCGTTGCCCTCCGGCTTGTCCGGCTTGCCGGACGTGAACAGCTCGAACCGGACGTTCTCCGGCTTCACGCCGCGCTCGGCCAGGGTGTCCCGGCACAGCTGCACCAGCTCGAACGGCCCGCACAGGAACCACTCGTCCACATCGTCCGCGTGGATGGCGGTGCCCAGCAGCTGCCGGAGCTTCTCGGAATCGATACGGCCGGACAGGAGCGGGGCGATCCGCTGCTCGCGGGACAGCACGTGGTGGATGGCCAGCCGCTGCGGATACTTGTCCTTCAGGTCCGCGAGCTCTTCCAGGAACATCACGTCCATGGCCGCCTTGTTGGCGTAGATGAGGTCGAACCGGCACTCCGGGTTGGCGGCCAGCAGCGTCCGGGCGATGGCGATCACCGGGGTGATGCCGGATCCGGCGGCGATGGCCACGAAGTTGGCTTCCCCCTGGGAGGCGACGTCCCCCGCCAGCTCCTCCGGGTTGTTCATGGAGTTCATCCGGTTCTGCTCCACGGCCTGGCCGTCGCGGCCGTGCCGGGATACGAACGCGCCCATGGGGCTCATGACGTCCAGGGTGTCCCCGGCCTTCAGCTCGGCGTTGGCCCAGGTGGAGAACAGTCCGCCCAGGTCCTTCTTGATGGCCACGCGGATCTCGCTGGTGCCGTCCCCGAAGCTGCGCGGCTCGGCGCAGATGGAGTAGCTGCGGCGGATTTCCTTGGGCTCGCCGGCCTCGTCCGGCAGCGTGGTGCGCAGGGCCACGTACTGGCCGGGCAGGTAGTCGAACTGGCCGGCGAGCTCCGCGGGCACATGGAAGGCGACCTCGATGGCGTCCTCGGTGAGCCGGCGCACCTCCTTCACGGCGAGGGTGTGGAAGGACGGACGACGGCGGCCGGTGGCCTGCGCCTCTTCGGCGGCGGTCTGGCGGACAACAGGCATGGGGCTTCCTTACAGCACTTTGAAGTAGTCGAACGGTTCCCTGCAGTCCTGGCACACATAGAGCGCCTTGCAGGAGGTGGAGCCGAAGCGGGTGAGCTCTTTGGTGTTCAGGCTGGCGCACTGCGGGCACTTGACGGCCATCTTCAGCCGGATGGGGCCGGCGTGCCGTGCTGTTTTTCCACCTGCGGCCGCGTTGCCCGCCGGCGGGGCGATGCCGTATTCCTGCAGCTTCTGCTTTCCGGCGTCCGTCATCCAGTCCGTGGTCCAGGCCGGGGCGAGCACCTGGTCCACCTCCACGTCCGGGTATCCTTCTTTGGCAAACGCCGTCTTGAGGTCATCGCGGATGGCGTCCATGGCCGGGCAGCCCGAGTAGGTGGGCGTGATGGTGACCCTTACCTTTTCGCCCGTCACGTCCACATTCCGCAGGATTCCCAGGTCCTCGATGCTCAGCACCGGGATCTCCGGGTCCACCACGGTGGCGGCGATGTCCCAGGCCTTCTGCCGGGGCGTGCGGGTCCGGGTTTCGAAATCGGAGATGTACATGTCCATGACGGTCACCAGCTTGCCCCGGGATGCTCGCGGGCCAGCACCTGCATTTCGGCCAGGATGTAGCCGAGGTACTCGGAATGCCTGCCCTGCCGGCCGCCGCCGGGTGCGGCTGGAACGTCCGGGACCTCCAGCCCGGCCTCGGCCAGGACTTCGCCGGTCAGCCGGTCGAAGTCCTCTTTGAGCGAGGAAGGCTCGACGGCGATGCCAGCCTCCGCGAGGCGGCGCGTCAGGTGGTCATCGCGGAAGAGTTCCTCCACGTACGGCCACATGATGCGCAGGCCGTGGATCATTCGGGTGCGGGATTCCTCCGTGCCGCCGGCCAGGCGCAGGATCCACTGGGCGCTGTGGTCCCGGTGGTAATCCACTTCCTTCACGGCCTTCGCGGCGATGGCGGCCAGTGTGGCGTCTGTTGACTCCGTGAGGCGGCGGTAGAGCTCGTACTGGTAGTAGCTCACCACGAACTGGCGGGCGATGGTGGCGGCGAAGTCGCCGTTGGGCTGTTCGAACAGGTGCGCGGAGCGGAACTCGTGCTCGCGGCGGAAGTAGGCGAGGTCATCCTCGGACTTGGGCGTTCCGTCCTCGTTTTCGAGGGCTCCCCCGGCGTAGCTGAGGAACGAGCGGGCGTGGCCCAGCTGGTCCAGGGCGATGTTGCCCAGGGCCACGTCCTCCTCCAGCTCGGGCGCGCGGGAGATCCAGTGGCCCAGTCGCTGGGCGAGGATCAGGGCGTCGTCGCCCAGGCGTAGCGCGTATTCGGCCACATCCTCGGTGGGCTTGGCCAGGCCGGTGCGGACCTCGAGCGCGATGTCCTCCGGGCGGAGGGCGTTGCCGGGGGTGATGCGGGTGGCGGAGGCGTTGCTGTCTCCCGCCACGCCGGTGGAAATGTCGCCGTGGCCGCTCACAGGTGCTTCACCCCTTCGCTCTTGGTGTAGTACGTGGCGTGGCGGTAATCCTTGCCCTGGGGCGACTCGAAGAACGAACCCTTTGCGTCCGGATCGCTGGCGGCGATGGCGTCCGCGGGGACAACCCAGATGGACACGCCCTCGTTGCGGCGGGTGTAGAGGTCCCGGGCATTTCGCAGGGCCATGGCGGCATCGGGTGCGTGCAGGGACCCGGCGTGGACGTGGCTCAGGCCGCGGCTGGACCGGACGAAGACCTCCCAGAGGCCCCAGGCGCTCTTGTCATGGTGCTCCTGCGGAGCTGGGGATGCCTTCGGGGCGTCGCGGTTGATTTCCGTTGCCGAGCTGGCGGGGGCTTCGGGGTTGCCGTGGGGGCTCATGCTGCGTATTCCTTCGTCGTCTTTGACTGCTTTGCTGCCTGTTTCGCGGCATATGCCGCGGCTGCCTCGCGGACCCACGCGCCGTCGTCGTGCGCCTGCCTGCGGCGCTCAAGGCGCTGGGAGTTGCAGGGGCCGCGGCCGGCGAGCACTTCCTGGAACTCGTGCCAGTCCAGCGGGCCGTGCTCCCACCGCTTGGTGTCCTCGTTGAAGCGGATCTGGTCATCCGGGAGGGTGAGGCCCAGGACCCTGACCTGCTCCACCATCATGCCCACGAAGCGGCTCCGCAGCTCGTCGTTGCTGAAGCGCTTGATGTTCCAGGCCATGGACTGCTTGGAGTTGGGCGAATCGTCATCCGGCGGGCCGAACATCATCAGGGCCGGGGCGTACCAGCGGTTCACCGCGTCCTGGGCCATCTGCTTCTGCGCGGGAGTGCCGTTGGAGAGTTCCAGCAGGATCTCGAAGCCCTGGCGCTGGTGGAAGGACTCTTCCTTGCAGATGCGCACCATGGCGCGGCCGTACGGGCCGTAGGAGGCGCGGCACAGCGGGACCTGGTTGCAGATGGCGGCGCCGTCCACCAGCCAGCCGATAGCACCCATGTCCGCCCAGGTCAGCGCCGGGTAGTTGAAGATGCTGGAGTAGCGGGCCTTGCCGGCGATCAGCGCGTCCGTCATCTCGTCCCGGTTCTGGCCCAGGGTCTCGGCGGCGGAGTAGAGGTACAGCCCGTGGCCGGCCTCGTCCTGGACCTTGGCCATGAGGATGGCCTTGCGCTTCAGGCTGGGGGCCCGGGAGATCCAGTTGGCCTCCGGCTGCATGCCGATGATCTCGGAGTGGGCGTGCTGGGAGATCTGGCGCAGGAGGGTCTTGCGGTAGGCCGCCGGCATCCAGTCCCGGGGCTCGATGCGCGAGTCCTCGGCAATAACGCGGTCGAAGTTGGCCTGGCCCGCCGCGTCTGCCGTTTCGCTGGTTCCAGCCGTTCGCTCAGCTGGCACTGACTGCAAGTTCTGCGCTGCCATGGTTGCTCCTATGCAAAGACCTTCGGGGACGGCCGGAATTATTTACCGACCGTTCGTTCAGGATATGCGGGAGCGCCGGACCCCGTCAAGCGCCTCCGCCACCCCCGCGATGAGGGACACTCCGGCGCCGGTGGCTGCACGGCGACTGACGGGGACCGCCTTAAGCTCCTGCTAAAGGTGCGCGGCCACGGTCCGTAATGTCTGCGAAATGTCCCGCCCGGCCTACACCGCGGACATATACTGGCCACGCCCTACCGGGCCTAATGACAGCCACAGGTCTCCTCACGTCGGCGTTTGGGCGCCGCCGACAGCACCCAGCCCGCACACAGTTTTCCTGCATCGCCTGACGCCGGGCCTCCATGAAACCGGTGTTTGCACGGACGTCGGATGCCGACTTCTAAGAATGGATGGTCATGAGACGGTTCCTGGTATTGATGACTGCTGTTGCACTGGCTTGCCTCGGCATGCCCGTGCTGGTTCCGGGTACTGCCCAGGCTGCACCGGGGCCCTGCATAGGCGCACCGGCAGCCGACGGGACGAACTACGCCGAAACGCGGCAGTTCGTGGACACCCAGGCGTGGTGGGTGCCGGACGTGGATCAGGCGAACAATTCCACCACCAACACCGGCCATGTGCACCTGGGGGCGTGCATACCTGAGCGCGAAACGATCAGCTCGGGCAACCTCACCGTCAAAGTGAGGGTGACTCTCCACGACAACCCTGGCAAGGCGAACTACGTCTCCATGGTGTTCAAAACCTCAGACAGAGAAACAACCGTCCAAAAGTGCTACCTGCGGGCCACTGCATCAAACTTCAGCTGCCCCGGACCTGCAAGCAACGGCAAAGGGGATTTTGTGTGCTCCGGCACCTGCGAGCGTTGGCTGACGTTCTCGCAGCCCATCTCTTCATTCAATCATTCCGGCCTGCAGGAAGTCCGCTTCCGCGCTTTCGTCCCGGAGCCGGACGGCAAGGAAATGGTCGCCAGCTTCAACTGGCAGGTGGGCATCCAAAACGGAAAATCCCCGTCGAACGTCTCCAGGTACCCGTTCCTGCGCGGCAAGGGCTGGTACACGCACGCCCTGTACTGCGAGGCCTCGGTCCGCAGCCTCCCCCTTCCCGACGGTCCGGTTTCAGGCATCTGGACGCCAGTAGTGGGGCTGACCACCCATCCTGACGGCTCACTCCCGGCCACCCACTCATTCATCGCGATCGACCCGGACTTCCACGGTTCCCCGCCAAACCGCGGAACCGTGCTGTGGGA
The Arthrobacter sp. PGP41 genome window above contains:
- a CDS encoding enoyl-CoA hydratase/isomerase family protein; amino-acid sequence: MISLSITNGVAEVVLDAPHKLNSLDEQALAELSQAYDDAAAAASRGEVRALLLRGEGRAFCAGRDISAVKPESDDAAAYLGGLVEPLLKKMASFPAPTFAAAHGACLGVGLGLLLATDVVYVAENAKFGSPFAKLGATLDSGGHWYFTERLGMHRTLDLIYTAELISGAEAVAQGLFSRAMPAESLLDSTREIVAKVATGATGAFVASKELVAHIRDQRLGLWEAMAEENTEQARLCKTDDYAEGFRAFQEKREPVFGG
- the paaE gene encoding 1,2-phenylacetyl-CoA epoxidase subunit PaaE; this translates as MPVVRQTAAEEAQATGRRRPSFHTLAVKEVRRLTEDAIEVAFHVPAELAGQFDYLPGQYVALRTTLPDEAGEPKEIRRSYSICAEPRSFGDGTSEIRVAIKKDLGGLFSTWANAELKAGDTLDVMSPMGAFVSRHGRDGQAVEQNRMNSMNNPEELAGDVASQGEANFVAIAAGSGITPVIAIARTLLAANPECRFDLIYANKAAMDVMFLEELADLKDKYPQRLAIHHVLSREQRIAPLLSGRIDSEKLRQLLGTAIHADDVDEWFLCGPFELVQLCRDTLAERGVKPENVRFELFTSGKPDKPEGNAGRPVLVDESKETYKITFKLDGLQGEVASPTHARESILNAALRVRPDVPFACAGGVCGTCRAKVVTGSVTMDENYALEQDELDKGYVLTCQSHPTSKEVTVDFDV
- the paaD gene encoding 1,2-phenylacetyl-CoA epoxidase subunit PaaD — protein: MYISDFETRTRTPRQKAWDIAATVVDPEIPVLSIEDLGILRNVDVTGEKVRVTITPTYSGCPAMDAIRDDLKTAFAKEGYPDVEVDQVLAPAWTTDWMTDAGKQKLQEYGIAPPAGNAAAGGKTARHAGPIRLKMAVKCPQCASLNTKELTRFGSTSCKALYVCQDCREPFDYFKVL
- the paaC gene encoding 1,2-phenylacetyl-CoA epoxidase subunit PaaC, with product MSGHGDISTGVAGDSNASATRITPGNALRPEDIALEVRTGLAKPTEDVAEYALRLGDDALILAQRLGHWISRAPELEEDVALGNIALDQLGHARSFLSYAGGALENEDGTPKSEDDLAYFRREHEFRSAHLFEQPNGDFAATIARQFVVSYYQYELYRRLTESTDATLAAIAAKAVKEVDYHRDHSAQWILRLAGGTEESRTRMIHGLRIMWPYVEELFRDDHLTRRLAEAGIAVEPSSLKEDFDRLTGEVLAEAGLEVPDVPAAPGGGRQGRHSEYLGYILAEMQVLAREHPGASW
- the paaB gene encoding 1,2-phenylacetyl-CoA epoxidase subunit PaaB, whose translation is MSPHGNPEAPASSATEINRDAPKASPAPQEHHDKSAWGLWEVFVRSSRGLSHVHAGSLHAPDAAMALRNARDLYTRRNEGVSIWVVPADAIAASDPDAKGSFFESPQGKDYRHATYYTKSEGVKHL
- the paaA gene encoding 1,2-phenylacetyl-CoA epoxidase subunit PaaA codes for the protein MAAQNLQSVPAERTAGTSETADAAGQANFDRVIAEDSRIEPRDWMPAAYRKTLLRQISQHAHSEIIGMQPEANWISRAPSLKRKAILMAKVQDEAGHGLYLYSAAETLGQNRDEMTDALIAGKARYSSIFNYPALTWADMGAIGWLVDGAAICNQVPLCRASYGPYGRAMVRICKEESFHQRQGFEILLELSNGTPAQKQMAQDAVNRWYAPALMMFGPPDDDSPNSKQSMAWNIKRFSNDELRSRFVGMMVEQVRVLGLTLPDDQIRFNEDTKRWEHGPLDWHEFQEVLAGRGPCNSQRLERRRQAHDDGAWVREAAAAYAAKQAAKQSKTTKEYAA